AACGTAGAAGTTATTTCGGCTGACCTCACCTTGAAAACTGATCTGGCAAAGATTGAAGATCGCCTGCGCTCCGATAGCAGCATTACATTGCTGCTGAACAATGCTGGGTTAGGCGCAACATCAAAACTGGTAGATGCCAATCTCGATGAACTTGAAACCATGATCACCTTGAACGTAACGGCATTAACGCGCTTATCTGGCGCCGTCGTTCCATCATTCGTCAAACGCGGTAAAGGCGTTGTGATCAATATCGCCTCTATTGTCGCATTAGCGCCTGAAATGTTGAATGGTGCTTACAGCGGCAGCAAAGCCTATGTCGTCAATTTTACGCAGTCTATGCATCACGAGTTAGCTGATAAAGGCATTAAGGTACAAGCAGTGCTGCCTGGCGCAATTGATACGCCATTCTGGGATAAGTCAGGCTTGCCAGTACATAACTTGCCTAGCCAGATAGTGATGACTCCTGAAAACTTGGTAGATGCAGCTTTGGCTGGGTTTGATCAGGGCGAATTGATTACAATCCCTTCGCTACCAGACATCGCTCAATGGGAATCACTGGATGCCGCCCGCAAAGTACTCACGCCGAATCTGTCTCGTACCATACCAGCAAGCCGCTATTTAAATTAATCATTCATTACAAGTGACGCAATAAGAAAAGCCAGCTTTAAGCTGGCTTTTTCAATACAGTGGCTCAGATACAAGAGCCTAAATAACTAAGTATTTAGTTCACTGCATCTTTAAGTGCTTTACCTGCTGTGAAGGCTGGAGCCTTGCGTGCAGCAATCTTTAATTCTTTACCAGTCTGTGGATTGCGACCAGTACGTGCAGCGCGTTGGCTTACTTTGAATGTACCAAAGCCAATCAAAGCAACTGGTTCACCTGCTTTTAATGAAGCAGTGATGCTATCAGTAATGGCGGTAAGGGTTTTAGCAGCGGCGGCTTTAGAGATTCCAGCTTCTGCAGCGATAACTGCAATGAGTTCGGTTTTATTCACTTGAGTAATCCTGATTGATTTTGGAGCGCTTATCTTAAACCATTTTTTGTCGATTGCACTAGTTTTTGCTACTAGTTCTCATTACTTAGGTACAAATCTTGTCAAACCGCGCAAATAAAGGCGCTACGTGGCAACTTTTTGGCATTTAAGGGCTCTTATTTCTTACCAATTTTGGAGAATCGCGATGATCAAAGTCGTTAAAACAAATGCTGAATGGCAAGCACAGCTCAGCCCGATGCAATATCAGGTCACACGACTAGCAGCAACTGAACGTCCTGGAACTGGCGAATATGCTGACTTTAATGAACATGGTATTTATAGCTGCGTATGTTGCGGTACAGATTTATTTGAGTCTGATACCAAATTTGATGCAGGCTGCGGTTGGCCAAGTTATTTCAAACCGCTTAACCCTGAAAATGTGCGTGAAGAACGCGATATATCTCTAGGTATGATCCGTACCGAAGTAATATGCAATGTCTGCGATGCGCACCTAGGTCATGTTTTCCCTGATGGACCACCG
This genomic window from Methyloradius palustris contains:
- a CDS encoding HU family DNA-binding protein is translated as MRITQVNKTELIAVIAAEAGISKAAAAKTLTAITDSITASLKAGEPVALIGFGTFKVSQRAARTGRNPQTGKELKIAARKAPAFTAGKALKDAVN
- a CDS encoding SDR family NAD(P)-dependent oxidoreductase, giving the protein MTTAKLGTALITGASTGIGAVYADRLAKRGYDLILVARDQVKLEKVASQIKAEYPVNVEVISADLTLKTDLAKIEDRLRSDSSITLLLNNAGLGATSKLVDANLDELETMITLNVTALTRLSGAVVPSFVKRGKGVVINIASIVALAPEMLNGAYSGSKAYVVNFTQSMHHELADKGIKVQAVLPGAIDTPFWDKSGLPVHNLPSQIVMTPENLVDAALAGFDQGELITIPSLPDIAQWESLDAARKVLTPNLSRTIPASRYLN
- the msrB gene encoding peptide-methionine (R)-S-oxide reductase MsrB, with translation MIKVVKTNAEWQAQLSPMQYQVTRLAATERPGTGEYADFNEHGIYSCVCCGTDLFESDTKFDAGCGWPSYFKPLNPENVREERDISLGMIRTEVICNVCDAHLGHVFPDGPPPTGLRYCINSASLSFKPV